The following proteins come from a genomic window of Acidobacteriota bacterium:
- the recO gene encoding DNA repair protein RecO, whose amino-acid sequence MPVYRSEALVLRTYKLGEADRIVVFLTRDRGKKRGVAKGARRPRSRFVGALEPLTRGDVQYYERENRELVRINFVETARSPLALAGERSDAALSYVSYFAELIDEWAQEADPSETLFRLGASALDALAAGAPVEALARYFEYWLLRLQGVYPSLLACPACGESLERGAAVVMRDRVMLCRRCASAHAGASAALSADAMAFLRAARRMTPGELAGAVLPARAARELERAHRKLIAAHLDKELKSARVLRELR is encoded by the coding sequence GTGCCTGTGTACCGGTCCGAAGCGCTGGTCCTTCGTACCTATAAGCTTGGCGAGGCCGATCGGATTGTCGTGTTCCTCACGCGCGACCGCGGCAAGAAGCGCGGCGTGGCGAAGGGGGCGCGGCGTCCGCGGTCGCGCTTCGTCGGTGCGCTCGAGCCGCTGACGCGGGGCGATGTGCAGTACTACGAGCGCGAGAACCGCGAGCTGGTGCGGATCAATTTCGTCGAGACCGCGAGGTCGCCCCTCGCCCTCGCCGGGGAGCGCAGCGACGCGGCGCTCAGTTACGTCTCCTATTTCGCCGAGCTGATCGACGAGTGGGCGCAGGAGGCGGACCCGAGCGAGACGCTGTTCCGCCTCGGGGCGTCCGCGCTCGATGCGCTCGCGGCCGGCGCGCCGGTCGAGGCGCTGGCGCGATATTTCGAGTACTGGCTGCTGCGGCTGCAGGGCGTGTACCCCTCGCTCCTGGCGTGCCCGGCGTGCGGCGAGTCGCTCGAGCGCGGGGCCGCGGTCGTGATGCGCGACCGCGTGATGCTGTGCCGGCGCTGTGCGTCGGCGCACGCGGGGGCGTCGGCCGCGCTGTCGGCCGATGCGATGGCGTTTCTGCGCGCCGCGCGGCGGATGACGCCCGGCGAGCTGGCCGGCGCGGTGCTGCCGGCGCGCGCCGCGCGCGAGCTGGAGCGCGCGCACCGCAAGCTGATTGCGGCGCATCTCGACAAGGAGCTGAAGAGCGCGCGCGTGCTGCGTGAGCTCAGGTGA
- a CDS encoding glycine--tRNA ligase subunit alpha, translating into MTLQDLIFKLSEFWASRGGLLQQPLDTEMGAGTMHPETFLRVLGPSPWSVAYVQPSRRPADGRFGENPNRLFKHHQFQVILKPAPDEAQALYLQSLEACGIDLRAHDVRFEEDNWESPTLGAWGIGWQVLFDGLEITQFTYFQQAGGLDLAPISVELTYGLERLAMSLQGVEDVYDLEWASGVKYRDVRHRDEVEQSKYVFGQVGIPRAQFAEQHRRWFDEYYAFARTLLASGLVLPALEYCLKCSHAFNILDASGSIGVTERAAYILRVRQLAVAIAKAWVGEPEARDQRPEVRAEGSGQPETAGEKP; encoded by the coding sequence CTGACGCTGCAGGATCTCATTTTCAAGCTGTCGGAGTTCTGGGCCTCGCGCGGGGGCCTCCTGCAGCAGCCGCTCGATACCGAGATGGGCGCCGGCACGATGCACCCCGAGACGTTTCTCCGGGTGCTCGGGCCGTCGCCGTGGAGCGTCGCGTACGTGCAGCCATCGCGGCGCCCCGCTGACGGCCGCTTCGGCGAGAACCCGAACCGCCTGTTCAAACACCACCAGTTCCAGGTGATCCTCAAGCCGGCGCCCGATGAAGCGCAGGCGCTGTACCTCCAGAGCCTGGAGGCCTGCGGGATCGACCTGCGCGCGCACGACGTGCGGTTCGAGGAAGACAACTGGGAGTCGCCGACGCTCGGGGCGTGGGGCATCGGCTGGCAGGTGCTCTTCGACGGGCTCGAGATCACGCAGTTCACCTATTTCCAGCAGGCCGGAGGCCTCGACCTTGCGCCCATTTCGGTGGAGCTGACCTACGGCCTCGAGCGTCTCGCGATGTCCCTTCAAGGAGTGGAAGACGTCTACGACCTCGAATGGGCGAGCGGCGTGAAGTACCGGGACGTGCGGCACCGCGACGAGGTGGAGCAGTCCAAATACGTGTTCGGCCAGGTGGGAATCCCGCGCGCGCAGTTCGCCGAACAGCACCGGCGCTGGTTCGACGAGTACTACGCCTTCGCGCGGACGCTGCTCGCCTCCGGGCTCGTGCTGCCGGCGCTCGAGTACTGCCTGAAGTGCTCCCACGCGTTCAACATCCTCGACGCATCCGGCAGCATCGGCGTGACGGAGCGCGCGGCCTACATCCTGCGCGTGCGCCAGCTTGCCGTGGCCATCGCGAAGGCGTGGGTGGGGGAGCCGGAGGCCAGGGACCAGAGGCCAGAGGTCAGGGCGGAGGGCTCCGGGCAGCCGGAGACCGCGGGGGAAAAACCCTAG
- the era gene encoding GTPase Era codes for MRSGFVSFIGRPNAGKSTLLNRMIGTKVAIVSDKPQTTRNRILAVKNRPDGQIVVLDTPGIHRPLHRLNVRMVDAALETIRDVDVLGLVKDVSEAFGHGDQFVLDLVRKASVPAIVILNKIDLIAKTKLLPLIDSYRQAHEFADIVPVSADNGDGVERLEQVIVSHLPEGEPLYPEDYLTDQAERVMAGEIIREKLLRHTGAELPFTTAVVIDQFQEPDREGGLLRLFATILVERESQKPIVIGRGGAMIKRIGTEARKELESLFGTKVFLDLRVKVNADWRENDRLLDDLGVPRTNRRR; via the coding sequence ATGCGCTCCGGGTTCGTGTCGTTCATCGGCCGCCCGAACGCCGGGAAATCAACGCTGCTCAACCGCATGATCGGGACGAAGGTCGCGATCGTCTCCGACAAGCCGCAGACGACGAGAAACCGAATCCTCGCGGTCAAGAACCGTCCTGACGGCCAGATCGTCGTGCTCGACACGCCCGGGATTCACCGCCCGCTGCACCGGCTGAACGTCCGCATGGTGGATGCCGCGCTCGAGACCATTCGCGACGTGGACGTGCTGGGCCTCGTCAAGGACGTGTCGGAAGCGTTCGGTCACGGCGACCAGTTCGTGCTCGACCTCGTCAGGAAGGCGTCGGTTCCCGCCATCGTGATCCTCAACAAGATCGATCTGATCGCCAAGACGAAGCTGCTGCCGCTCATCGACTCGTATCGACAGGCGCACGAATTTGCCGACATCGTGCCGGTCTCGGCCGACAACGGCGACGGCGTCGAGCGACTCGAACAGGTCATCGTGTCGCACCTGCCCGAAGGGGAACCCCTCTATCCAGAGGACTACCTCACCGACCAGGCGGAGCGCGTCATGGCCGGCGAGATCATCCGCGAGAAGCTGCTGCGGCACACGGGCGCGGAGCTGCCGTTCACGACGGCCGTGGTCATCGACCAGTTCCAGGAGCCGGACCGGGAAGGCGGCCTGCTGCGGCTGTTTGCGACCATCCTCGTCGAACGGGAATCTCAGAAGCCGATCGTCATCGGCCGCGGCGGCGCGATGATCAAGCGGATCGGCACCGAGGCGCGCAAGGAACTCGAGTCGCTGTTCGGGACCAAGGTCTTCCTGGATCTGCGCGTGAAGGTGAACGCCGACTGGCGGGAAAACGACCGGCTCCTCGACGACCTGGGCGTCCCGCGCACCAACCGCCGCAGGTAG
- a CDS encoding HlyC/CorC family transporter, protein MIPLLLFLLGLAAVYAGTIEAAFSALMKLSLRLMVERDARDRLGRYLDEPVRLFLPVRLLLGIIFALATVLLATLTGGGTWRSFAALLAAVSVFVLVCEHLIPLLIIRRDPERVLELLLPSFDAVVRALAPLSSGLINLTRDRRREGAEDRQDAGEDAPARQEAPQEQEPALTESEERQLLRSIVDFGDTLVREVMTPRPDIAAIPADATIGELRALFKEQEYSRLPVFTENLDNIIGVVFVKDLIRHDDLRENESLGPLVRAATFVPETKRVAELLKEFQRGQVQIAIVVDEYGGTAGLVTLEDLLEELVGEIRDEYDVESEPIVDEGGGAFTFSAKVSVEDMAERLGITIEPEGFETVGGYVLTHLGRVPAVGETFQIDGVAVEVLEAERRRIHKVRMRRAPQPETVEAEERG, encoded by the coding sequence ATGATTCCGCTTCTTCTCTTTCTGCTCGGGCTGGCCGCGGTCTACGCGGGCACGATCGAGGCGGCGTTCAGCGCCTTGATGAAGCTGTCGCTCCGGCTCATGGTGGAGCGCGACGCGCGCGACCGGCTGGGGCGGTATCTCGACGAGCCCGTGCGGCTGTTCCTCCCCGTCCGGCTGCTGCTGGGGATCATCTTCGCGCTCGCGACCGTGCTGCTGGCCACGCTCACCGGCGGCGGCACCTGGCGGTCGTTCGCCGCGCTGCTGGCGGCGGTCAGCGTGTTCGTCCTGGTCTGCGAGCATCTCATCCCGCTGCTGATCATCCGGCGCGACCCCGAGCGCGTCCTCGAGCTGCTGCTGCCGTCCTTCGATGCCGTGGTGCGCGCGCTGGCGCCGCTCTCCTCGGGCCTGATTAATCTCACGCGCGATCGCCGGCGCGAGGGGGCCGAGGACCGGCAGGACGCCGGCGAAGACGCGCCGGCGCGCCAGGAGGCGCCGCAGGAACAGGAACCCGCGCTCACCGAGAGCGAAGAGCGCCAGCTCCTGCGCTCGATCGTGGATTTCGGTGACACGCTCGTGCGCGAGGTGATGACGCCGCGTCCAGACATCGCCGCCATTCCCGCCGACGCGACAATCGGAGAGCTGCGCGCGCTCTTCAAGGAGCAGGAATATTCACGCCTGCCCGTCTTCACCGAGAACCTCGATAACATCATCGGCGTGGTCTTCGTGAAGGACCTGATCCGCCACGACGACCTCCGGGAGAACGAGTCGCTCGGCCCGCTCGTGCGGGCGGCCACGTTCGTGCCGGAGACCAAGCGCGTCGCGGAGCTTCTCAAGGAGTTCCAGCGCGGGCAGGTGCAGATCGCGATCGTCGTGGACGAGTACGGCGGCACCGCCGGCCTCGTCACGCTCGAGGACCTTCTCGAGGAGCTGGTGGGGGAGATCCGCGACGAGTACGACGTCGAGTCGGAGCCCATCGTGGACGAGGGGGGCGGCGCCTTCACGTTCAGCGCCAAGGTGAGCGTGGAGGACATGGCCGAGCGCCTGGGGATCACGATCGAGCCAGAGGGGTTCGAAACCGTCGGCGGCTACGTGCTCACGCATCTGGGCCGCGTGCCGGCGGTGGGAGAGACCTTCCAGATTGACGGCGTGGCGGTCGAAGTGCTCGAGGCCGAGCGCCGCCGGATCCACAAGGTGCGAATGCGGCGCGCGCCGCAGCCCGAGACCGTCGAGGCCGAGGAGCGCGGGTAG
- a CDS encoding pyruvate, phosphate dikinase yields the protein MAEKLARKAKKAAAPSSRTRRSKYVYFFGNGKADGNRNMKDLLGGKGSGLAEMTNAGLPVPPGMTISTEACTLYYAQHRKTPKLVDEQMLENLKKLEKAAGAKLGDVGNPLLVSVRSGAKFSMPGMMDTILNLGLNDQTVEGLKTRTSNGRFAYDSYRRFIQMFGNVVLEIPKEEFEHTLEAVKKARGARLDTDLDEAALREVVARYKQVVREKAGKAFPQDPLAQLRGARDAVFRSWNNPRAIEYRRIYEIPHHIGTAVNVQMMVFGNTGERSATGVGFTRNPATGAKEFYGEFLVNAQGEDVVAGIRTPQPITELEKLMPAAYKQLRQITTRLERHYRDVQDFEFTIQDERLFMLQTRNGKRTGYAAVVIATDLVDEQLITPKDAVLQVDPESLSQLLAPVFDPKAWRGLPMAARGLPASPGAASGQVVFTADAAVEWSRQGKPVVLVRKETVPDDIHGMFVAQGVLTATGGMTSHAAVVGRQMGKPSVVGAGQLEIREAEKKFSVDGRTVKEGDWVSFDGLTGEVKIGQMQTKPSEILQVIAGQMKPAGSDIYRRFARLLEWADKHRRLGIRANADQPDQAETAYAFGARGIGLCRTEHMFFGEGRIPIVQRMILADNEQDRRAALNELLPMQRDDFYGVFKAMHGSPVTIRTIDPPLHEFLPKREDLMVEIARLETAGRTGRELEEKRTLLRRVEQLHEFNPMLGHRGVRLGITYPEITEMQTRAIIEAACQLNKEGLKVVPEIMIPLVGTVKELRDQKIIVDRVAAEVMKEKGVKIQYLVGTMIEVPRGAVTADEIAQEAQFFSFGTNDLTQLTFGYSRDDVGKFLGIYQERKILDRDPFASLDVTGVGQLVEMACRKGRSTKKDLKLGVCGEHGGDPSSIHFFNKVGLDYVSASPYRIPVARLAAAQAALNVKVGD from the coding sequence ATGGCTGAGAAGCTCGCACGCAAGGCGAAGAAGGCTGCGGCGCCCTCGTCCCGCACGCGCCGGAGCAAGTACGTCTACTTTTTCGGCAACGGCAAGGCGGACGGAAACCGCAACATGAAGGACCTGCTCGGCGGCAAGGGCTCCGGGCTCGCCGAGATGACCAACGCCGGCCTGCCCGTCCCGCCCGGCATGACCATTTCCACCGAGGCGTGCACGCTGTACTACGCGCAGCATCGCAAGACGCCGAAGCTGGTGGACGAGCAGATGCTCGAGAACCTGAAGAAGCTGGAGAAGGCGGCAGGCGCGAAGCTCGGCGACGTCGGCAACCCGCTGCTCGTGTCGGTCCGTTCCGGCGCGAAGTTCTCGATGCCGGGGATGATGGACACGATCCTGAACCTCGGGCTGAACGACCAGACGGTCGAAGGCCTGAAGACGCGCACGAGCAACGGCCGCTTCGCGTACGACAGCTACCGCCGCTTCATCCAGATGTTCGGCAACGTGGTCCTCGAGATCCCGAAAGAGGAGTTCGAGCACACGCTGGAGGCCGTGAAGAAGGCACGCGGCGCGAGGCTGGATACGGACCTGGACGAGGCCGCGCTGCGCGAGGTCGTCGCGCGCTACAAGCAGGTCGTGCGTGAGAAGGCGGGGAAGGCGTTCCCGCAGGATCCGCTGGCGCAGCTGCGCGGCGCGCGCGATGCGGTGTTCCGCTCCTGGAACAACCCGCGGGCCATCGAGTACCGCCGCATCTATGAGATCCCGCACCACATCGGCACCGCGGTGAACGTCCAGATGATGGTGTTCGGCAACACCGGCGAGCGGTCGGCGACCGGCGTCGGGTTCACGCGCAACCCCGCCACCGGCGCGAAGGAGTTCTACGGGGAGTTCCTCGTGAACGCGCAGGGGGAGGACGTGGTCGCCGGCATCCGCACGCCGCAGCCGATCACCGAGCTCGAAAAACTGATGCCCGCCGCCTACAAGCAGCTCCGCCAGATCACGACGCGGCTGGAGCGGCACTACCGCGACGTCCAGGATTTCGAGTTCACGATCCAGGACGAGCGGTTGTTCATGCTGCAGACGCGCAACGGCAAGCGCACCGGCTACGCGGCCGTGGTCATCGCCACCGACCTCGTGGACGAGCAGCTGATCACGCCGAAGGACGCCGTCCTGCAGGTCGATCCCGAGTCGCTGTCGCAGCTGCTCGCGCCGGTGTTCGATCCCAAGGCCTGGAGGGGCCTGCCGATGGCGGCCAGGGGGCTGCCGGCCTCGCCCGGCGCCGCTTCGGGCCAGGTGGTGTTCACCGCGGATGCCGCCGTGGAATGGTCGCGGCAGGGCAAGCCCGTCGTCCTGGTGCGCAAGGAGACGGTGCCCGATGACATCCACGGCATGTTCGTCGCGCAGGGGGTCCTGACCGCGACGGGCGGCATGACGTCGCACGCCGCGGTCGTGGGCCGCCAGATGGGGAAGCCGTCGGTCGTCGGCGCCGGGCAGCTGGAGATCCGCGAGGCCGAGAAGAAGTTCAGCGTCGATGGCCGGACGGTGAAGGAAGGGGACTGGGTCTCGTTCGACGGCCTGACCGGCGAAGTCAAGATCGGCCAGATGCAGACCAAGCCGAGCGAAATCCTGCAGGTCATCGCGGGGCAGATGAAGCCGGCCGGGTCGGACATCTATCGGCGGTTCGCGCGCCTGCTCGAGTGGGCGGACAAGCACCGCCGCCTCGGCATCCGCGCCAACGCGGACCAACCGGACCAGGCGGAGACCGCGTATGCGTTTGGCGCCCGCGGCATCGGGCTGTGCCGCACCGAGCACATGTTCTTCGGTGAGGGCCGCATCCCGATCGTGCAGCGCATGATCCTCGCGGACAACGAGCAGGACCGCCGCGCGGCGCTGAACGAGCTGCTGCCGATGCAGCGCGACGATTTCTACGGCGTCTTCAAGGCGATGCACGGCTCGCCGGTGACCATCCGCACGATCGATCCGCCGCTGCACGAGTTCCTGCCGAAGCGCGAAGATCTCATGGTGGAGATCGCGCGGCTTGAAACCGCCGGCAGAACGGGACGCGAGCTCGAGGAGAAGCGCACGCTGCTGCGGCGCGTGGAGCAGCTCCACGAGTTCAATCCGATGCTCGGCCATCGCGGCGTGCGCCTCGGGATCACGTATCCCGAGATCACCGAGATGCAGACGCGCGCGATCATCGAGGCGGCGTGCCAGTTGAACAAAGAGGGCTTGAAGGTCGTTCCTGAAATCATGATCCCGCTGGTGGGCACGGTCAAGGAGCTGCGCGATCAGAAGATCATCGTGGATCGCGTGGCCGCGGAGGTCATGAAGGAGAAGGGCGTCAAGATCCAGTACCTGGTCGGCACCATGATCGAAGTGCCGCGCGGCGCGGTGACCGCCGACGAGATCGCGCAGGAAGCGCAGTTTTTCTCGTTCGGGACGAACGACCTGACGCAGCTCACCTTCGGCTACTCCCGGGATGACGTGGGCAAGTTCCTGGGGATCTACCAGGAGCGGAAGATCCTGGACCGCGATCCGTTCGCGTCGCTCGATGTCACCGGCGTCGGGCAGCTGGTGGAGATGGCGTGCCGCAAGGGGCGCTCGACGAAGAAGGATCTCAAGCTCGGGGTGTGCGGTGAGCACGGCGGCGACCCGTCGTCGATCCATTTTTTCAACAAGGTCGGCCTCGATTACGTGTCCGCCTCGCCGTATCGCATCCCGGTCGCGAGGCTTGCCGCCGCGCAGGCGGCGCTGAACGTCAAGGTCGGCGACTAG
- the ybeY gene encoding rRNA maturation RNase YbeY, giving the protein MADPDSRLRVAIVDAYGRPARVPGLAAWLAAVAPRRARGQVTVALVSDARMRALNRTYRKQDYATDVLSFAVRKRGREPFSRRQMRKKAPNPFFSLGDIVIARGVAAKQAREAGHALRTELRVLALHGLLHLIGYDHERDRGRMARLEARLRRRGGLREGLIERAR; this is encoded by the coding sequence TTGGCCGATCCCGACAGTCGGCTTCGCGTCGCCATCGTGGACGCGTACGGGCGGCCGGCCCGCGTCCCCGGCCTGGCGGCCTGGCTCGCCGCCGTCGCGCCCCGCCGCGCGCGCGGCCAGGTGACGGTCGCGCTCGTCTCCGACGCGCGCATGCGCGCGCTGAATCGCACCTACCGAAAGCAGGACTACGCGACCGACGTCTTGTCGTTTGCGGTGAGAAAAAGGGGTCGGGAGCCTTTTTCGCGCCGGCAGATGCGGAAGAAGGCTCCCAACCCCTTTTTCTCACTCGGCGACATCGTCATCGCCCGCGGGGTGGCCGCGAAACAGGCGCGCGAGGCCGGCCATGCCCTCCGCACGGAATTGCGCGTCCTGGCACTGCACGGGCTCCTGCACCTGATCGGGTACGATCATGAGCGGGACCGGGGCCGGATGGCGCGCCTCGAAGCCCGGCTGCGGCGCAGGGGCGGCCTCCGCGAAGGCCTGATCGAGCGCGCGCGATGA
- the mgtE gene encoding magnesium transporter produces the protein MAAPRKHEVIVDSVKRLLRMGATSNLVNLLQKQYAADLAQIFSAVTDKERRSAFSLLVERAPRLAMESISELGPEGAADLLSDHSAEEIVRLLQELPSDDAAAIVDNLPDELSSAVLALIKPRPGGGVGELLEYPEQTAGRIMNPNVFALAEDMTVNEAIAALQGSREVEMVFYLYVVDARRHLVGVVSLRRLLLVPPETPLKRIMTTDLISVRVDTDQEEVARQVASYNLLAIPVVDEENKLVGIITVDDVIDVIKDEATEDVYRLAGVPGDDHVLTSPMESLRKRLPWLAVNLVTAFIAASVVALFQGTISQVVALAVFMPIVAGMGGNAATQTLTVIVRGIALGELTWSNSRKALMKEAVVGLGNGVALGTIAALGAWALQGNPFLGAVLAMAMIINMFVAATAGTLIPLALRALKVDPALASSVFITTLTDVFGFFSFLGLGTIFLRYLQNPR, from the coding sequence ATGGCGGCTCCGCGCAAACACGAGGTCATCGTCGATTCCGTCAAGCGCCTGCTGCGCATGGGGGCGACGTCCAACCTGGTGAACCTGCTCCAGAAACAGTACGCCGCCGACCTGGCGCAGATCTTCAGCGCGGTGACGGACAAGGAGCGCCGGTCCGCGTTCTCGCTCCTCGTCGAGCGCGCCCCGCGCCTGGCGATGGAGTCCATCTCCGAGCTGGGCCCCGAGGGGGCGGCCGACCTGCTGTCGGACCACTCTGCCGAGGAAATCGTCCGCCTCCTCCAGGAACTGCCGTCCGACGATGCGGCCGCCATCGTCGATAACCTGCCTGACGAGCTGTCGAGCGCGGTCCTCGCGCTAATTAAGCCCAGGCCGGGCGGCGGCGTCGGCGAGTTGCTCGAGTATCCCGAGCAGACCGCCGGCCGCATCATGAACCCGAATGTCTTCGCGCTTGCCGAAGACATGACGGTCAACGAAGCGATCGCCGCGCTCCAGGGCTCGCGCGAAGTGGAGATGGTCTTCTATCTCTACGTGGTCGACGCCCGCCGGCACCTGGTGGGCGTCGTCTCCCTGCGCCGCCTCCTGCTGGTGCCTCCCGAGACGCCGCTCAAGCGCATCATGACGACGGACCTGATCAGCGTCCGCGTGGATACCGACCAGGAGGAGGTGGCGCGGCAGGTCGCCTCCTATAACCTGCTGGCGATCCCGGTCGTGGACGAGGAGAACAAGCTGGTCGGGATCATCACCGTCGATGACGTCATCGATGTCATCAAGGACGAGGCGACCGAGGACGTGTACCGCCTGGCGGGCGTGCCCGGCGACGACCACGTGCTGACCTCGCCGATGGAATCGCTGCGGAAGCGTCTGCCGTGGCTGGCGGTGAACCTCGTGACGGCGTTCATCGCGGCCTCGGTCGTCGCGCTGTTCCAGGGCACCATCAGCCAGGTGGTCGCCCTGGCGGTCTTCATGCCCATTGTGGCGGGCATGGGGGGCAACGCGGCCACGCAGACGCTGACGGTGATTGTCCGCGGGATCGCGCTCGGCGAGCTGACGTGGAGCAACAGCCGCAAGGCGCTGATGAAGGAAGCGGTGGTCGGGCTGGGCAACGGCGTTGCGCTCGGCACGATTGCGGCCCTCGGCGCCTGGGCGCTGCAGGGGAACCCGTTCCTGGGGGCGGTGCTCGCCATGGCGATGATCATCAACATGTTCGTCGCGGCGACCGCCGGCACGCTGATCCCGCTGGCGCTCCGCGCCCTGAAGGTCGACCCGGCGCTGGCCTCGTCCGTCTTCATCACGACGCTGACCGACGTGTTCGGCTTCTTCTCGTTCCTCGGCCTCGGGACGATCTTCCTGCGATACCTGCAGAACCCCCGCTAG
- a CDS encoding glycine--tRNA ligase subunit beta codes for MDRELLIEIGTEELPASWLPGLTRQLKERADATLAEFRLKSDPAETFATPRRLALRVGKVAERQEDLEEVITGPPVSAAFRDGQPTAAAAGFARKNGVEVDRLARVTTAKGEYLAVNRHHRGRAAADVLPGVLSVLLRSLSFPKQMHWDAELPDGKGELVFGRPIRWLLFLYGGRVVPFTIGRTELARGPNVQEVQSAALTYGHRFLATSGRAGRSIKVRNFDEYRSRLAEHFVVLDRTERRERVTRELDMHARRLNARVLPMGHAELLQEVPDLVEYPTVIAGAFDPAFLDLPPEVLTTSMIHHQHFFPVVDEHGKLKPAFLAVTNTEPQDKRTISTNAERVLAARLRDAKFFWDSDLKTPLESRLARLETLLFHKQLGSYRAKAERIEELARWIAAETFGKPDQAEFAATAARLAKADLTTDMVFEFTELQGTMGGIYAREEGAPEQVWKAIYYHYLPVAVEADAAPKRADLVEAAVSWASVALADKLDTVVGLFKAGERPTGSRDPYGIRRQMQGIVRILMDLPELTGLRLEIGLEALCERAGRHIGETGFPWGGFNYFSGFVGERVRFVLEQRGYPIETVRAVTQQWDVSPFRARRVADALQDVRKGEDFLALAVLFKRVKNIAKELDEGVPMERARAPLERSLLTEPAEQALLQQLDARRPAVQQAVAGGDYRRALTEISALRPAVDRFFTEVFVMVDDAALKTARLALMAELRDLVLQLADISEIVPQSEL; via the coding sequence ATGGACCGCGAGCTGCTCATCGAAATCGGCACCGAGGAGCTGCCGGCCTCGTGGCTGCCGGGGCTGACGCGTCAGCTCAAGGAGCGAGCCGACGCGACCCTCGCCGAGTTCCGGCTCAAGTCCGATCCCGCCGAGACGTTCGCCACTCCACGGCGGCTGGCGCTTCGCGTCGGAAAAGTCGCCGAGCGGCAGGAGGACCTCGAGGAAGTGATCACCGGCCCTCCCGTGTCGGCCGCCTTCAGGGATGGCCAGCCCACGGCTGCGGCGGCCGGCTTTGCCAGAAAGAACGGCGTCGAAGTCGACCGGCTCGCGCGTGTGACCACCGCCAAGGGGGAGTACCTCGCGGTCAATCGCCACCATCGCGGCCGTGCGGCGGCCGACGTGCTGCCCGGCGTGCTGAGCGTGCTCCTCAGGAGCCTGTCGTTCCCGAAGCAGATGCACTGGGACGCGGAGCTGCCCGACGGGAAGGGGGAGCTGGTCTTCGGCCGTCCGATCCGGTGGCTGCTGTTTCTGTACGGAGGGCGCGTCGTCCCGTTCACGATCGGTCGCACCGAGCTGGCGCGCGGGCCGAACGTACAGGAGGTCCAGTCGGCGGCGCTGACCTACGGGCACCGGTTCCTCGCCACGAGCGGCCGCGCCGGGCGATCGATCAAGGTCCGCAACTTCGACGAGTACCGTTCGCGCCTGGCGGAGCATTTCGTCGTGCTGGATCGCACGGAGCGCCGCGAGCGCGTCACGCGCGAGCTGGACATGCACGCGCGACGGCTGAACGCCCGCGTGCTGCCGATGGGGCACGCCGAGCTGCTGCAGGAGGTGCCGGACCTCGTCGAGTACCCGACGGTCATCGCCGGCGCGTTCGATCCTGCGTTCCTGGATCTTCCGCCGGAAGTGCTCACGACCTCGATGATTCACCACCAGCACTTCTTTCCGGTGGTGGACGAGCACGGCAAGCTGAAGCCCGCGTTCCTTGCGGTGACCAACACGGAGCCGCAGGACAAGCGCACGATTTCGACCAACGCGGAGCGGGTGCTCGCCGCGCGGCTGCGGGACGCGAAGTTCTTCTGGGACAGCGACCTCAAGACGCCGCTCGAGTCGCGGCTCGCGCGGCTCGAGACGCTGCTGTTCCACAAGCAGCTCGGCAGCTATCGCGCGAAGGCGGAACGCATCGAGGAGCTGGCTCGCTGGATTGCCGCGGAGACTTTTGGGAAGCCCGATCAGGCGGAGTTCGCCGCCACGGCCGCGCGCCTCGCCAAGGCGGACCTGACGACCGACATGGTCTTCGAGTTCACCGAGCTGCAGGGCACGATGGGCGGCATTTACGCGCGCGAAGAGGGGGCGCCCGAGCAGGTCTGGAAGGCGATCTACTACCATTACCTGCCGGTTGCCGTGGAGGCGGATGCCGCGCCGAAGCGCGCGGACCTGGTCGAGGCTGCCGTCTCGTGGGCGTCGGTCGCGCTCGCCGACAAGCTCGATACCGTCGTCGGGCTCTTCAAGGCGGGCGAGCGGCCGACGGGGTCGCGCGACCCGTACGGGATCCGGCGGCAGATGCAGGGGATCGTCCGCATCCTGATGGATCTGCCGGAGCTGACCGGGCTGCGACTGGAGATCGGTCTGGAGGCGCTGTGCGAACGCGCCGGCAGGCACATCGGCGAGACCGGCTTCCCCTGGGGCGGCTTCAATTATTTCAGCGGCTTCGTCGGAGAGCGCGTGCGATTCGTGCTCGAGCAGCGCGGCTATCCCATCGAGACGGTGCGCGCCGTGACGCAGCAGTGGGACGTCAGCCCGTTCCGCGCGCGGCGCGTCGCCGACGCGCTCCAGGACGTCCGCAAGGGGGAGGATTTCCTCGCGCTCGCGGTCCTGTTCAAGCGCGTGAAGAACATCGCGAAGGAACTGGACGAGGGCGTGCCCATGGAGCGCGCCCGCGCGCCGCTCGAGCGGTCACTGCTCACCGAGCCGGCCGAGCAGGCGCTGCTCCAGCAGCTCGATGCGCGCCGTCCGGCGGTGCAGCAGGCGGTCGCAGGCGGCGATTACCGGCGCGCGTTGACCGAGATCTCGGCGCTGCGTCCCGCGGTCGATCGCTTCTTCACCGAAGTCTTCGTCATGGTCGATGACGCCGCGCTCAAGACCGCGCGGCTGGCGCTGATGGCGGAACTGCGCGACCTGGTTCTCCAGCTCGCCGATATTTCTGAAATCGTCCCTCAATCGGAGTTATAG